One genomic segment of Alphaproteobacteria bacterium includes these proteins:
- a CDS encoding HigA family addiction module antidote protein encodes MPKKPKHPGQYVRETYLRPQRISVKKAAELLGISRPGVSNFLNGRVSATENIATRIELVFGYPAAGLLRMQAEYDAASSSPTKASAETKAYVPPFLDIKANEIQDWAADNISARIRLSVFLRTLVNSTGLALKRVDFPGNDDAERPGWDGFTETSAGTPWIPEGKTGWEFGVTEKIKKKADDDFGKSVKGTPNVAERAETTFIFVTPRRWAGKIDWVVAMRATKQWRDVRAYDASDLEQWLEQSPAAQAWFAGETQRPSEGVRSLDRCWSDWTNAANPHLAAELFDTAKSVVKPKIVSMLAVPAEKPLIVSADSKDEALAAIAQTFSEPDLVGKRDRVLVFDRPGSLTKLAHGNQDFIAIVHTREVERELGPFASKLRAIVVYPKNALNDAPDVTLETLTHEAFRKGLEAMSLDRDQIERLGEESGHSLTVLRRRLSNVPTIRTPNWAADSDKARWLVPFVLLGAWNAENEADKTAVTGIAGDEIAYDEMEIRIGKLVQLEDAPLWSIGDYRGVVSKLDSLFAIAQAVTLPDLRRFLGFARTILGEDDPSLELPEKERWLAGMRGKRRAFSTAVRNGVAETLVLLAIHGKELFRRIGFDGEMEVSRLVKELLLPLTTHKLEANSHDLRTYAEAAPETFLQILEDDLRGDTPAVLGLIRPADTTFFGANSSRPGLLWALEGLAWSPQTFLRSVLILARLAEIELNDNLANKPISSLKSIFRSWMPQTAVEHDRRVLAIKKLFEKHPAVAWTICVDQFDGGGHSVGHYTHKPKWRPDGYGYGEPFKLRGPSLKFQVAMVELALSRATYSVDMVCDLVERLHALDNELQQRVWNLIDTWRKSGKSDADVAQVREKIRVTVLSRRAERQNPGIHRATLTDSARKVYAELEPADLVQKHAWLFKASWIEESADEIWGEATDYQERQKRIDRMRADALSEVYRTQGFTGVFNLASQGNAQGQIGWHMVRDVLANGDIASFIIEAMRLGSSHISPERTAILRGALVALKLEDREALLDGPLAALDDSEKARLLLLAPFDQSTWRMVDRLKPESQKLYWMDVQPSYVIEPRELVDETVERFLKAKRPKAAFTTVRLAIKNLRHDLIVDLLNELAQVGDDNDQDVRLDSHDVKEVFERLSNDPGVSLEDKAKLEFAYIDVLADVLGNNESHIGNLERYIEMNPLLWVEALAWAYKRKSGGEDPPSFRTPDGRSDLAERGYRLLEGMRRIPGLREEGAKAKASLAAWVQAVRTASAEIDRLEICDINLGGLFAHAPVGADGVWPCETVRDEMEELNSREVFDGAHTGIYNLRGVVVRGEGGAQERELAAKYRGWGEALRYTHPHLSSSLLMAIAKTYEKEAEREDADAGIRRRLRR; translated from the coding sequence ATGCCGAAAAAACCGAAGCATCCTGGCCAATATGTCCGTGAAACCTATCTCCGACCGCAACGCATCTCGGTCAAGAAGGCGGCAGAGCTATTAGGTATCAGCCGTCCTGGCGTCTCTAACTTCTTGAATGGCCGCGTATCCGCGACAGAAAACATCGCCACGCGGATCGAGCTTGTGTTTGGCTATCCGGCTGCTGGACTGTTGCGAATGCAAGCCGAGTATGACGCGGCCTCGAGTTCGCCCACCAAGGCTTCCGCGGAAACGAAGGCCTATGTCCCACCCTTCCTGGATATTAAAGCGAATGAAATCCAGGATTGGGCCGCAGATAACATCTCCGCACGCATTCGTCTCTCGGTCTTTTTGCGAACACTGGTGAATTCGACGGGCTTGGCACTCAAACGCGTTGATTTTCCCGGCAACGACGACGCCGAGCGGCCCGGCTGGGACGGCTTCACAGAGACGTCAGCCGGGACACCTTGGATTCCGGAAGGCAAGACCGGCTGGGAGTTTGGCGTCACAGAGAAGATCAAAAAGAAAGCCGACGATGACTTCGGGAAAAGCGTCAAAGGAACTCCGAACGTCGCCGAGCGTGCCGAGACCACCTTCATCTTCGTGACCCCACGGCGATGGGCGGGAAAGATCGACTGGGTAGTGGCGATGCGAGCGACCAAACAATGGAGGGACGTCCGAGCCTATGACGCAAGCGATCTGGAACAATGGCTCGAACAATCGCCGGCCGCGCAGGCTTGGTTCGCCGGCGAAACACAGCGCCCCTCGGAAGGGGTTCGGTCGCTCGATCGCTGTTGGTCCGATTGGACTAATGCCGCAAACCCCCATCTCGCAGCAGAGCTGTTCGACACGGCCAAGAGCGTCGTCAAACCGAAGATCGTGAGCATGCTGGCGGTACCCGCTGAGAAGCCGCTCATTGTATCTGCGGACTCGAAAGACGAAGCTCTTGCGGCGATCGCCCAAACATTCTCCGAGCCGGACTTGGTGGGCAAGCGGGATCGCGTACTCGTCTTCGACAGGCCGGGCAGTCTGACAAAACTTGCGCACGGCAACCAAGATTTCATCGCGATTGTGCATACGCGCGAGGTCGAGCGAGAACTCGGGCCGTTCGCTTCGAAGCTCCGAGCGATCGTGGTCTATCCGAAGAATGCGCTGAACGACGCCCCCGACGTCACACTTGAAACCTTGACCCACGAGGCCTTTCGAAAAGGTCTCGAAGCTATGAGCCTCGACCGTGACCAGATTGAACGCCTTGGCGAGGAATCGGGGCATTCCTTGACTGTACTCCGTCGCCGACTCTCGAACGTGCCCACCATTCGCACGCCTAATTGGGCTGCGGATTCCGACAAAGCTCGATGGCTTGTCCCATTCGTTTTGCTCGGCGCGTGGAATGCGGAGAACGAAGCCGATAAGACGGCGGTAACCGGAATCGCGGGTGACGAAATAGCGTACGACGAGATGGAGATTCGGATCGGAAAATTAGTACAACTAGAAGATGCGCCTTTGTGGTCAATCGGTGACTACAGAGGCGTAGTTTCCAAACTCGATTCGCTGTTTGCCATCGCTCAAGCCGTCACACTTCCCGACCTTCGGCGGTTTCTCGGGTTCGCGCGGACGATCCTCGGCGAAGATGATCCGTCGCTCGAACTGCCCGAAAAGGAACGATGGTTGGCCGGCATGAGGGGAAAACGACGTGCCTTCTCAACCGCGGTTCGAAATGGCGTCGCAGAAACGCTGGTTCTTCTGGCGATTCATGGAAAAGAACTTTTCCGCAGAATCGGCTTCGATGGAGAAATGGAGGTCTCACGACTTGTCAAGGAACTGCTGCTGCCGCTCACCACGCACAAACTCGAAGCCAATAGCCACGATCTACGCACTTACGCCGAAGCGGCACCTGAAACCTTCCTTCAGATTCTCGAGGACGATCTTCGTGGCGACACGCCTGCCGTTCTCGGGCTCATTCGTCCGGCCGACACGACATTCTTTGGCGCTAACTCGTCACGGCCCGGCCTGCTCTGGGCGCTCGAAGGGCTTGCATGGAGCCCTCAGACCTTTCTCCGCTCGGTCCTGATCCTTGCACGCCTTGCGGAAATCGAGCTCAACGACAATCTTGCCAACAAACCCATCTCGTCCCTGAAGTCGATCTTCCGCTCGTGGATGCCACAAACCGCCGTCGAACACGACAGAAGGGTCTTGGCAATCAAGAAGCTATTCGAGAAGCACCCGGCCGTCGCTTGGACAATCTGTGTCGATCAGTTCGATGGTGGCGGTCATAGTGTTGGGCACTACACGCACAAGCCCAAATGGCGCCCCGATGGTTATGGATACGGGGAGCCCTTTAAGTTGAGGGGCCCTAGTTTGAAGTTTCAGGTCGCGATGGTGGAGTTGGCACTTTCGCGGGCCACCTATTCTGTCGACATGGTTTGCGATCTTGTTGAGCGGTTGCATGCGTTGGACAACGAACTTCAGCAGCGCGTATGGAATCTCATCGACACATGGCGTAAGAGCGGCAAATCGGATGCTGATGTCGCGCAAGTACGCGAGAAGATACGCGTCACCGTACTCTCGCGACGAGCAGAACGTCAGAATCCAGGGATTCATCGAGCGACACTCACCGACTCAGCCCGCAAGGTCTACGCGGAGCTTGAGCCCGCCGACCTTGTCCAGAAGCATGCATGGCTCTTCAAGGCGTCATGGATCGAAGAGTCAGCAGACGAAATTTGGGGCGAAGCGACAGACTATCAGGAACGGCAAAAACGCATAGATCGCATGCGAGCGGATGCCCTCAGCGAAGTCTATCGCACGCAAGGTTTTACGGGCGTCTTCAATCTGGCGAGCCAGGGAAACGCCCAGGGCCAGATTGGATGGCATATGGTTCGCGATGTACTCGCCAACGGCGATATCGCCTCCTTCATTATTGAAGCAATGCGACTGGGTTCGAGCCACATCTCGCCGGAACGCACGGCTATCCTGAGGGGGGCGCTGGTCGCGTTGAAGCTGGAAGATCGTGAGGCTTTGCTTGACGGCCCGCTTGCGGCACTCGACGATTCGGAGAAAGCGCGCCTCTTACTGCTCGCGCCTTTCGATCAATCGACCTGGCGAATGGTTGATCGTTTGAAGCCGGAATCGCAAAAATTGTACTGGATGGACGTCCAACCAAGCTACGTGATCGAACCCCGGGAATTGGTTGATGAGACCGTAGAGCGATTTCTGAAGGCAAAGCGCCCGAAAGCCGCCTTCACGACTGTGCGGCTCGCGATCAAGAACCTGCGTCATGATTTGATCGTCGATCTACTCAACGAGCTCGCACAAGTCGGCGACGATAACGATCAAGATGTCAGGCTGGACTCGCATGATGTCAAAGAAGTATTCGAGCGGCTGAGTAACGATCCCGGCGTAAGCCTGGAGGACAAGGCCAAGCTAGAGTTCGCTTATATCGACGTGCTCGCGGACGTTCTGGGGAACAACGAGAGCCACATCGGAAATCTCGAGCGTTATATCGAGATGAACCCTTTGCTATGGGTTGAAGCCCTGGCATGGGCGTACAAACGCAAGAGCGGTGGTGAGGATCCGCCATCATTCCGAACTCCGGACGGCCGGTCAGATTTGGCGGAACGTGGCTATCGGCTGCTGGAGGGCATGCGGCGCATTCCTGGGCTCCGCGAAGAAGGCGCTAAAGCGAAAGCGAGTCTAGCTGCGTGGGTACAAGCTGTTCGAACGGCCAGTGCCGAAATCGATCGACTTGAAATTTGCGATATAAATCTCGGCGGACTTTTCGCGCATGCACCCGTTGGCGCAGATGGCGTTTGGCCATGCGAGACAGTTCGTGACGAAATGGAGGAGCTAAACTCACGCGAGGTCTTCGACGGCGCGCATACCGGTATCTACAATTTGCGGGGGGTAGTTGTGCGCGGCGAGGGAGGTGCACAAGAACGCGAACTTGCTGCGAAGTATCGCGGATGGGGAGAGGCTCTGCGTTATACCCATCCGCACTTGTCGTCGTCTCTTCTTATGGCCATCGCAAAAACCTATGAAAAGGAAGCGGAACGGGAAGATGCTGACGCCGGCATTCGGCGACGGCTGCGACGGTAG
- a CDS encoding Fic family protein encodes MPYIHELQEWPHFRWDVAGIAARLGDVRHAQGKLSGRMENLGFTLRDEAVLRTLTDDVVKSSEIEGEKLDTDQVRSSIAHRLGMDIGGLPAADRDIEGVVEMMLDATQNYGAPLTTERLFDWHAALFPTGRSGMRKIIVGAWRNDKEGPMQVVSGPIGRERIHFEGPPAETLRSAMDVFLAWFNAPPDVDPVVKAGLAHLWFVTIHPFEDGNGRIARAIADMALARSENSPRRFYSMSSRIRIERTAYYDILEQTQKGDLDCTEWLTWFLTCLDHAIAGAEGTLAGIFERHAFWERHKTSSLNERQRILVDRLLQGYEGKLTTKKAAIHTKTSHDTALRDIDDLVKRGILQKNPGGGRSVSYSLVST; translated from the coding sequence ATGCCTTACATCCATGAACTCCAAGAGTGGCCCCACTTCCGCTGGGATGTGGCAGGCATTGCTGCGCGTCTGGGCGACGTTCGTCATGCGCAGGGGAAATTGTCGGGGCGCATGGAGAATCTCGGCTTCACACTGCGCGACGAGGCCGTACTCCGAACCCTGACCGACGACGTGGTGAAGTCGAGCGAGATTGAAGGGGAGAAGCTCGACACGGATCAAGTTCGTTCGTCCATCGCGCATCGTCTTGGCATGGACATCGGCGGTCTTCCTGCAGCCGATCGAGATATCGAAGGTGTCGTCGAGATGATGCTCGACGCAACGCAGAACTACGGGGCGCCCCTGACCACCGAGCGGCTCTTCGATTGGCATGCGGCATTGTTCCCGACCGGCCGGAGCGGGATGAGAAAGATCATTGTCGGCGCTTGGCGCAACGACAAAGAAGGGCCGATGCAAGTGGTCTCGGGCCCGATTGGCCGCGAGCGTATCCATTTCGAGGGGCCTCCCGCGGAGACGCTGCGTTCCGCAATGGATGTGTTTCTCGCTTGGTTCAATGCGCCACCCGACGTCGATCCGGTCGTTAAGGCCGGCCTCGCTCATCTGTGGTTCGTGACGATCCATCCCTTCGAGGATGGGAATGGTCGTATCGCGCGTGCGATCGCCGACATGGCGTTGGCGCGCTCCGAGAACAGCCCTCGACGCTTCTACAGTATGTCTAGCCGGATCAGAATTGAACGAACGGCCTACTACGATATCCTCGAGCAGACGCAAAAAGGCGACCTTGATTGTACCGAGTGGCTGACATGGTTCTTAACTTGCCTGGACCATGCGATCGCCGGTGCGGAGGGAACGCTCGCGGGCATCTTCGAACGACACGCGTTTTGGGAGCGGCACAAAACTTCGAGCTTGAACGAGCGCCAACGCATTCTGGTGGATCGTTTGCTACAGGGGTACGAAGGCAAACTCACGACAAAAAAGGCCGCGATCCATACGAAGACATCACACGATACGGCACTCCGTGACATCGACGATCTGGTCAAGCGCGGAATCTTGCAAAAAAATCCAGGCGGCGGCCGCAGCGTTAGTTACTCGCTAGTTAGTACGTAA
- a CDS encoding recombinase family protein, with the protein MTLRAALYLRVSTARQAEQDLSIPDQRRQAEAFCSRQGWSVAAEYEEPGASATDDKRPEFQRMIEDAKKSPRPFDVVVVHSFSRFFRDAFQSELYIRTLRKFGVTLRSITQEIGDDPSGNMVRQVVAMFDEHSSRENAKHTLRGMQENARQGFWNGSMPPFGYRTYEAERRGEKIKKRLEIEPREAELVRRIFALYLDGEAGSPHGIIAIAHRLNRSGVRYRQGRAFSAGLIHKILTRTAYKGDHYFNRTDSKTFERKPESAWIHFPVPAILDAARFEAAQHKLRESNPRVTPPRVVNGPTLLTGILHCAACGGGMTMRTGKSGQYRYYACSAAMRMGKTKCAGRSVPMERLDKLVIDHLSEKLFAPDRLNALLSDQIARAKRSRTTSEDRTKALRAEIREIERAQSRLYEAIERGITSLDDEALRKRLGELKARREECLRLVAVASHRAGAPAAVLSSASIEAFGRAIRERLASPNAAFRKAYIRLFVARIELDETEVRMFGPKDRLLEGIENPPSDEKPAVPGFIRAWRPREESNLRPTV; encoded by the coding sequence ATGACACTACGTGCCGCGCTCTATCTTCGCGTTTCGACAGCCCGACAGGCCGAGCAAGATTTATCAATACCGGATCAGCGGCGGCAGGCAGAAGCGTTCTGCAGCCGCCAAGGCTGGTCCGTCGCGGCGGAGTACGAAGAACCAGGCGCCAGTGCCACGGACGACAAGCGGCCAGAGTTTCAGCGCATGATCGAGGACGCGAAGAAGTCGCCGCGCCCGTTCGATGTCGTGGTTGTGCATAGTTTCTCGCGGTTCTTTCGAGATGCGTTCCAGTCGGAACTCTACATCCGGACGCTTCGCAAATTCGGCGTAACGCTTCGGTCAATCACTCAGGAAATCGGTGACGATCCCTCGGGCAACATGGTGCGCCAGGTCGTAGCCATGTTTGACGAACACTCGAGCCGGGAGAATGCGAAGCACACGCTGCGAGGCATGCAAGAGAACGCGCGCCAAGGATTTTGGAATGGCTCGATGCCGCCTTTCGGCTATCGCACCTACGAAGCCGAGCGGCGCGGCGAAAAGATCAAAAAACGGCTGGAAATAGAACCGCGCGAGGCTGAGCTAGTCCGGCGGATATTCGCCCTGTATCTCGACGGCGAAGCGGGAAGCCCGCACGGGATCATCGCAATCGCGCATCGGCTTAATCGGTCGGGCGTTCGCTATCGCCAAGGCCGCGCGTTTTCGGCGGGGCTCATTCACAAAATCCTGACCCGAACGGCTTACAAGGGTGATCACTACTTCAACCGGACCGACTCCAAGACATTCGAACGCAAGCCCGAGTCGGCTTGGATACATTTTCCCGTTCCTGCGATCTTGGATGCGGCGCGCTTCGAAGCAGCACAGCACAAGCTAAGAGAAAGCAATCCGCGCGTTACGCCGCCGCGCGTGGTGAACGGCCCTACGCTGCTGACCGGCATTTTGCATTGCGCGGCGTGCGGCGGCGGAATGACCATGCGCACCGGGAAATCCGGCCAGTATCGTTACTACGCTTGTTCGGCAGCGATGCGTATGGGCAAAACCAAATGCGCCGGGCGCTCGGTGCCAATGGAACGTCTGGATAAGCTTGTCATCGATCACTTGTCGGAAAAGCTCTTTGCGCCGGATCGTTTGAATGCATTGCTTTCGGATCAGATCGCACGCGCCAAACGGAGCCGAACGACAAGCGAAGACAGAACGAAAGCACTACGCGCGGAAATAAGAGAAATCGAACGCGCGCAGTCTCGCCTCTACGAAGCTATTGAACGCGGGATCACATCGCTTGATGACGAAGCGCTCCGGAAGCGGCTCGGTGAGTTGAAAGCACGGCGCGAAGAGTGCCTACGGTTGGTCGCCGTAGCGTCGCATCGGGCAGGAGCGCCTGCGGCCGTGCTTTCGTCGGCCAGCATCGAAGCCTTCGGCCGCGCAATCCGCGAGCGCCTCGCGAGCCCAAATGCGGCTTTTCGGAAAGCCTATATCCGGCTCTTTGTCGCTCGGATCGAACTCGACGAAACCGAAGTTCGGATGTTCGGCCCGAAAGACCGCTTACTCGAGGGGATCGAAAACCCGCCGAGCGACGAAAAACCGGCGGTGCCCGGCTTTATACGCGCGTGGCGTCCCCGAGAGGAATCGAACCTCCGACCTACAGTTTAG
- a CDS encoding lytic transglycosylase F, with protein MKRLAAAILLLSALAAPAPVAAQAKPVALPTVSVRTGDLDTILTERAFRLIVPYSKTHFFIDKGREMGVAAEFGREFETWLNKRRAKKGLPIRVVFVPTPRDKMFAALLNGRGDAVAANLTITAKREEIVDFARPWLTGVDEILVTGPASPIKPAGLDDLAGREMPVREGTSYIEHIGAINADFAKRGLAPIEIVKLSPRLQTEDVLQMVAAGLLPWAIADSHVAGFWARADKKLTQRPDIVFNSGGEIAWAIRPDSPLLKAELDEFFAARKEKTAFGATILRRYYGGRATVRNAAAAADAARFEAMVESFRRHAGAANIDFLLLAAQGYQESRLDQTQVSPRGAVGIMQLLPSTAEAPPIAIKGVAHDADLNIKAGAEVMALLRKRYVNDPELDDVDRTLLTFAAYNAGPGNLRKFRRRAAQMGLDPNVWFDNVEVAAARIVGAETVHYVGNIYKYYVAYRLAMQQAAANRAAREAAVPAAN; from the coding sequence ATGAAGCGCCTCGCCGCCGCGATTCTGTTGCTGTCGGCGCTTGCCGCACCGGCACCGGTCGCGGCTCAAGCCAAACCGGTTGCACTTCCCACGGTCAGCGTGCGCACCGGCGATCTCGACACGATTCTGACGGAGCGCGCGTTCCGGCTGATCGTGCCCTATAGCAAGACCCATTTCTTCATCGACAAGGGCCGCGAGATGGGCGTGGCGGCCGAGTTCGGCCGCGAATTCGAAACCTGGCTCAACAAGCGCCGCGCCAAAAAGGGCCTGCCGATCCGCGTCGTGTTCGTGCCCACGCCGCGCGACAAGATGTTCGCGGCGTTGCTGAACGGGCGGGGCGATGCGGTCGCCGCCAATCTCACGATCACCGCGAAGCGCGAGGAAATCGTCGATTTCGCGCGGCCGTGGTTGACCGGCGTGGACGAGATTCTCGTGACCGGCCCGGCTTCGCCCATCAAGCCCGCCGGGCTCGACGATCTCGCGGGCCGCGAAATGCCGGTGCGCGAGGGTACGAGCTATATCGAGCATATCGGCGCGATCAACGCCGATTTCGCCAAGCGCGGTCTGGCGCCGATCGAGATCGTGAAGCTTTCGCCGCGCTTGCAGACCGAAGACGTGTTGCAGATGGTCGCCGCCGGCTTGCTGCCCTGGGCGATCGCGGATTCGCATGTCGCCGGGTTTTGGGCGCGCGCGGACAAGAAGCTGACCCAGCGGCCCGATATCGTGTTCAACAGCGGCGGAGAAATCGCCTGGGCGATCCGCCCCGATTCGCCGTTGCTGAAGGCCGAGCTCGACGAATTCTTCGCCGCGCGCAAGGAAAAGACCGCTTTCGGCGCGACGATCCTGCGCCGCTATTACGGCGGGCGCGCGACGGTGCGCAACGCCGCCGCCGCGGCCGATGCCGCGCGTTTTGAAGCGATGGTCGAAAGCTTCCGCCGCCATGCCGGTGCCGCCAATATCGATTTCCTGCTGCTGGCCGCCCAGGGCTATCAGGAATCGCGCCTCGATCAGACGCAAGTCAGCCCGCGCGGCGCCGTCGGCATCATGCAATTGCTGCCCAGCACGGCCGAAGCCCCGCCCATCGCCATCAAGGGCGTGGCGCACGACGCCGATCTCAACATCAAGGCGGGGGCGGAGGTGATGGCGCTGTTGCGCAAGCGCTACGTCAACGATCCCGAACTCGACGACGTCGACCGCACGCTGCTGACCTTCGCCGCCTATAACGCGGGGCCGGGGAATCTGCGCAAATTCCGCCGTCGCGCGGCGCAAATGGGCCTCGATCCCAATGTCTGGTTCGACAATGTCGAGGTCGCGGCGGCGCGCATCGTGGGCGCCGAAACGGTCCATTACGTCGGCAATATCTATAAATATTACGTGGCTTATCGCTTGGCGATGCAGCAGGCGGCGGCCAATCGCGCCGCCCGCGAAGCGGCGGTTCCCGCCGCCAACTAG
- a CDS encoding MFS transporter, producing the protein MTATAAAPSPIPTRDVAVIGTVGLVHSTSHLFQFALPPMFPLLQAEFGVSYAALALVISTFYAASGFGQAFVGIIVDRHGGRQTLAWGTTALSIGMGGMAFATEFWMLFPLAFLAGAGNSVFHPADFSILSSRVSPHLIGRAFAIHAFGGTIGYAAAPVLLSALAFTFGWRTALILALAYGLSQALIVWQAKDLLGAGPAPGSAIRKESPREIARGFAKLMAMPALLTAFAYLALTSMAGGAVQSFGAATLSLIHSVDYQTATLAVTFFLAAQAVGILIGGFMADATQRHELVAGVGLLVAGAAIAAILLPGQGYGFAELCFVLAGFAIGVTSASRDLLVKKVSPPGATGRTFGLVYSGFDIGFLIGPFVAGVLIDMGRVDLVPVMVALIYVLTLAVIRAVDGFGRANQAAKAGAAAQ; encoded by the coding sequence ATGACCGCGACCGCAGCCGCCCCTTCGCCCATCCCCACCCGCGACGTCGCGGTGATCGGCACCGTGGGCCTCGTCCACTCGACCAGCCATTTGTTCCAATTCGCGCTGCCGCCGATGTTCCCGCTGTTGCAGGCGGAGTTCGGCGTGAGCTACGCGGCGTTGGCGCTGGTGATCTCGACCTTCTACGCGGCGTCCGGTTTCGGTCAGGCTTTCGTGGGCATCATCGTCGATCGCCATGGCGGACGGCAGACGCTGGCCTGGGGCACGACCGCCTTGTCGATCGGCATGGGCGGCATGGCTTTCGCGACCGAGTTCTGGATGCTGTTCCCGCTCGCCTTCCTGGCGGGCGCGGGCAATTCGGTGTTCCATCCGGCCGATTTTTCGATCCTGTCGAGCCGCGTGTCGCCGCATTTGATCGGCCGCGCTTTCGCGATCCACGCCTTCGGCGGCACGATCGGCTACGCGGCGGCGCCCGTTCTGCTTTCGGCGCTGGCGTTCACCTTCGGCTGGCGCACGGCGTTGATCCTCGCTTTGGCCTATGGTCTCTCCCAGGCGCTGATCGTCTGGCAGGCGAAGGATCTGCTGGGGGCGGGGCCCGCCCCGGGCTCGGCGATCCGCAAGGAAAGCCCGCGCGAGATCGCGCGCGGCTTCGCCAAGCTGATGGCGATGCCGGCCTTGCTGACCGCCTTCGCCTATCTGGCGCTGACGTCGATGGCGGGCGGCGCCGTGCAATCCTTCGGGGCGGCCACGCTGTCGCTGATCCATTCGGTCGACTACCAGACCGCGACGCTGGCGGTGACGTTCTTCCTGGCGGCGCAGGCGGTGGGCATTCTGATCGGCGGCTTCATGGCCGACGCGACCCAGCGCCACGAGCTCGTCGCGGGCGTGGGGCTGCTGGTCGCGGGTGCCGCGATCGCCGCCATTCTGCTGCCCGGCCAAGGCTACGGCTTCGCCGAGCTTTGCTTCGTGCTGGCCGGTTTCGCGATTGGCGTCACGTCCGCGTCGCGCGATTTGCTGGTGAAGAAGGTGTCGCCGCCCGGCGCCACGGGCCGCACTTTCGGCCTGGTCTATTCGGGCTTCGACATCGGTTTCCTGATCGGGCCCTTCGTCGCGGGCGTGTTGATCGATATGGGCCGCGTCGATCTGGTGCCGGTGATGGTGGCGCTGATCTATGTGCTGACGCTGGCGGTGATCCGCGCGGTGGACGGGTTCGGCCGCGCCAATCAAGCGGCGAAAGCGGGCGCGGCGGCGCAATGA
- the pip gene encoding prolyl aminopeptidase produces the protein MPAPDATSRTDLFPPIDPYGTGFLRLDDRHSMYWEQSGNPRGVPVIFLHGGPGAGATPAHRRFFDPYHYRIVVFDQRGAGRSTPHGAIDDNTTPLLVADMERLRLHLGIDRWHVFGGSWGSTLALAYAQTHPERVRSLTLRGIFLGRKLELEWFLYGIGNVFPEAWRAFAEHLPENERSDLLGNYWRRLIDPDPAIHLAAARAWSAYEGSCSTLLPSPETVQAFSEDRMALGLARIEAHYFRNGLFMAENALIDNVPRMRHIPGTIVQGRYDMVCPIVSADLLAKAWPEARYHVVADAGHSAMEPGIRAQLVAAMERAKRL, from the coding sequence ATGCCCGCCCCCGACGCGACTTCGCGCACCGATCTTTTTCCGCCCATCGATCCCTACGGCACGGGCTTTTTGCGCCTGGACGACCGGCATTCGATGTATTGGGAGCAAAGCGGAAATCCCCGCGGCGTGCCGGTGATTTTCCTGCATGGCGGGCCGGGGGCGGGTGCGACACCCGCGCATCGCCGGTTCTTCGATCCCTACCACTATCGCATCGTGGTGTTCGACCAGCGCGGGGCGGGGCGATCCACGCCGCATGGCGCGATCGACGACAACACGACGCCGCTTTTGGTTGCGGATATGGAGCGCTTGCGCCTGCATCTGGGCATCGATCGCTGGCACGTGTTCGGCGGATCGTGGGGTTCGACGCTGGCGCTGGCTTATGCGCAAACCCATCCCGAACGCGTGCGCTCGCTGACGTTGCGCGGCATTTTCCTGGGCCGGAAGTTGGAACTCGAATGGTTCCTCTACGGCATCGGCAACGTCTTCCCCGAGGCGTGGCGCGCCTTCGCCGAACATCTGCCGGAAAACGAGCGTTCCGATCTGCTCGGCAATTACTGGCGCCGCTTGATCGACCCCGATCCCGCCATCCATCTCGCCGCCGCGCGGGCGTGGAGCGCTTACGAAGGTTCGTGCTCGACGCTGCTGCCCAGCCCCGAAACCGTGCAGGCTTTCTCCGAAGATCGCATGGCGCTGGGGCTCGCGCGGATCGAGGCGCATTATTTCCGCAACGGGTTGTTCATGGCGGAGAACGCGTTGATCGACAATGTGCCGCGCATGCGCCACATCCCCGGTACGATCGTGCAAGGCCGCTACGACATGGTGTGCCCGATCGTCAGCGCCGATCTGCTGGCCAAGGCCTGGCCCGAAGCGCGCTATCACGTCGTCGCCGATGCCGGCCATTCGGCGATGGAGCCGGGCATTCGCGCCCAGCTCGTCGCCGCGATGGAACGGGCCAAGCGCTTGTGA